In Gossypium raimondii isolate GPD5lz chromosome 12, ASM2569854v1, whole genome shotgun sequence, a single window of DNA contains:
- the LOC105763010 gene encoding DUF21 domain-containing protein At2g14520 isoform X3: protein MAVEYKCCGTDFFIHILVIVLLVVFAGLMSGLTLGLMSMSLVDLEVLAMSGTPNDRRHAAKILPVVRKQHLLLCTLLLCNAAAMEIIPQSVCSRYGLAIGARVAPFVQVLVWVCFPIAYPISKLLDLLLGHGHVALFRRAELKTLVNLHGNEAGKGGELTHNETTIIAGALELGAKTAKDAMTPISEAFAVDINAKLDRDLMNLVLEKGHSRVPVYYEQTTNIIGLILVNNLLTIHPEDEVPVKSVTIRRIPRVEEELPLYDILNEFQKGHSHMAVVVRQCNRTDESPSNRDGRPLQEVRVDMDADKHPKEKVLRRKRSLKWKSFPATGRSFKGGSRSKKWTKGTDSDILHLNDNPLPTLPEEAIGIITMQDVIEELLQVPLTLFNKFLISIFSTLDSYM, encoded by the exons ATGGCGGTGGAGTACAAATGTTGCGGAACGGATTTCTTTATTCATATATTGGTAATAGTATTGTTGGTGGTGTTCGCGGGTTTGATGTCGGGTCTTACTTTGGGCCTTATGTCCATGAGTCTTGTTGACCTTGAGGTTCTTGCTATGTCTGGTACTCCCAACGATCGTAGACATGCTG CAAAGATATTGCCTGTTGTCAGAAAACAGCATTTGTTGCTTTGTACACTACTTCTATGCAATGCTGCTGCAATGGAG ATAATACCACAATCTGTTTGTTCTAGATATGGTTTGGCAATTGGTGCGAGAGTGGCTCCATTTGTTCAAGTTCTTGTTTGGGTCTGTTTTCCTATTGCCTATCCAATAAGTAAG CTGCTAGACTTGCTGCTGGGCCATGGACATGTAGCACTTTTTCGAAGAGCTGAGTTGAAAACCCTAGTAAATTTGCATGGCAACGAG GCTGGAAAAGGTGGAGAATTGACACATAATGAAACGACAATTATAGCTGGAGCACTTGAGCTCGGTGCCAAAACAGCTAAAGATGCCATGACTCCTATATCTGAAGCGTTTGCAGTTGATATTAATGCCAAACTTGACAG GGACTTGATGAATTTAGTTTTGGAGAAAGGGCATAGCAGAGTGCCAGTTTACTACGAGCAGACTACAAACATTATCGGACTCATTTTG gtaaataatttattgacaaTTCACCCTGAAGATGAAGTACCTGTGAAAAGTGTTACTATACGAAGGATTCCAAG GGTTGAAGAAGAATTGCCATTATATgatatattaaatgaatttcaGAAAGGTCATAGCCACATGGCCGTCGTTGTAAGACAGTGCAACAGGACAGATGAATCTCCTAGTAACCGTGATGGGA GGCCGCTGCAAGAAGTTAGAGTCGACATGGATGCCGACAAAcatccaaaagaaaaagttttaaGACGTAAACGTTCACTCAAGTGGAAGAGCTTTCCGGCTACAGGAAGATCTTTTAAAGGTGGTTCTCGGAGCAAAAAATGGACAAAAGGTACTGATTCAGACATCCTACATCTAAATGACAATCCACTCCCAACGCTCCCAGAAGAAGCTATCGGCATAATAACAATGCAAGATGTGATTGAAGAGCTTTTACAGGTACCTCTGACCCTATTTAACAAGTTTCTAATATCAATTTTCTCAACACTTGACTCTTATATGTGA
- the LOC105763010 gene encoding DUF21 domain-containing protein At2g14520 isoform X4 — protein MAVEYKCCGTDFFIHILVIVLLVVFAGLMSGLTLGLMSMSLVDLEVLAMSGTPNDRRHAAKILPVVRKQHLLLCTLLLCNAAAMEALPIFLDSLVTAWGAILISVTLILLFGEIIPQSVCSRYGLAIGARVAPFVQVLVWVCFPIAYPISKLLDLLLGHGHVALFRRAELKTLVNLHGNEAGKGGELTHNETTIIAGALELGAKTAKDAMTPISEAFAVDINAKLDRDLMNLVLEKGHSRVPVYYEQTTNIIGLILVNNLLTIHPEDEVPVKSVTIRRIPRVEEELPLYDILNEFQKGHSHMAVVVRQCNRTDESPSNRDGRTNLCMASILVFIALISLSVRLKTGPLQEVRVDMDADKHPKEKVLRRKRSLKWKSFPATGRSFKGGSRSKKWTKGTDSDILHLNDNPLPTLPEEAIGIITMQDVIEELLQEEIFDETDHHYEDS, from the exons ATGGCGGTGGAGTACAAATGTTGCGGAACGGATTTCTTTATTCATATATTGGTAATAGTATTGTTGGTGGTGTTCGCGGGTTTGATGTCGGGTCTTACTTTGGGCCTTATGTCCATGAGTCTTGTTGACCTTGAGGTTCTTGCTATGTCTGGTACTCCCAACGATCGTAGACATGCTG CAAAGATATTGCCTGTTGTCAGAAAACAGCATTTGTTGCTTTGTACACTACTTCTATGCAATGCTGCTGCAATGGAG GCACTTCCCATTTTCCTTGATAGTTTGGTTACTGCTTGGGGTGCTATCCTGATATCGGTGACCTTGATTCTTCTATTTGGTGAG ATAATACCACAATCTGTTTGTTCTAGATATGGTTTGGCAATTGGTGCGAGAGTGGCTCCATTTGTTCAAGTTCTTGTTTGGGTCTGTTTTCCTATTGCCTATCCAATAAGTAAG CTGCTAGACTTGCTGCTGGGCCATGGACATGTAGCACTTTTTCGAAGAGCTGAGTTGAAAACCCTAGTAAATTTGCATGGCAACGAG GCTGGAAAAGGTGGAGAATTGACACATAATGAAACGACAATTATAGCTGGAGCACTTGAGCTCGGTGCCAAAACAGCTAAAGATGCCATGACTCCTATATCTGAAGCGTTTGCAGTTGATATTAATGCCAAACTTGACAG GGACTTGATGAATTTAGTTTTGGAGAAAGGGCATAGCAGAGTGCCAGTTTACTACGAGCAGACTACAAACATTATCGGACTCATTTTG gtaaataatttattgacaaTTCACCCTGAAGATGAAGTACCTGTGAAAAGTGTTACTATACGAAGGATTCCAAG GGTTGAAGAAGAATTGCCATTATATgatatattaaatgaatttcaGAAAGGTCATAGCCACATGGCCGTCGTTGTAAGACAGTGCAACAGGACAGATGAATCTCCTAGTAACCGTGATGGGA GAACTAATTTATGCATGGCTtccattttggtatttattgCTCTAATCTCTCTATCTGTTCGCTTAAAAACAGGGCCGCTGCAAGAAGTTAGAGTCGACATGGATGCCGACAAAcatccaaaagaaaaagttttaaGACGTAAACGTTCACTCAAGTGGAAGAGCTTTCCGGCTACAGGAAGATCTTTTAAAGGTGGTTCTCGGAGCAAAAAATGGACAAAAGGTACTGATTCAGACATCCTACATCTAAATGACAATCCACTCCCAACGCTCCCAGAAGAAGCTATCGGCATAATAACAATGCAAGATGTGATTGAAGAGCTTTTACAG GAGGAGATCTTTGACGAGACGGATCATCATTACGAGGACTcataa
- the LOC105763010 gene encoding DUF21 domain-containing protein At2g14520 isoform X2: protein MAVEYKCCGTDFFIHILVIVLLVVFAGLMSGLTLGLMSMSLVDLEVLAMSGTPNDRRHAAKILPVVRKQHLLLCTLLLCNAAAMEALPIFLDSLVTAWGAILISVTLILLFGEIIPQSVCSRYGLAIGARVAPFVQVLVWVCFPIAYPISKLLDLLLGHGHVALFRRAELKTLVNLHGNEAGKGGELTHNETTIIAGALELGAKTAKDAMTPISEAFAVDINAKLDRDLMNLVLEKGHSRVPVYYEQTTNIIGLILVNNLLTIHPEDEVPVKSVTIRRIPRVEEELPLYDILNEFQKGHSHMAVVVRQCNRTDESPSNRDGRPLQEVRVDMDADKHPKEKVLRRKRSLKWKSFPATGRSFKGGSRSKKWTKGTDSDILHLNDNPLPTLPEEAIGIITMQDVIEELLQEEIFDETDHHYEDS, encoded by the exons ATGGCGGTGGAGTACAAATGTTGCGGAACGGATTTCTTTATTCATATATTGGTAATAGTATTGTTGGTGGTGTTCGCGGGTTTGATGTCGGGTCTTACTTTGGGCCTTATGTCCATGAGTCTTGTTGACCTTGAGGTTCTTGCTATGTCTGGTACTCCCAACGATCGTAGACATGCTG CAAAGATATTGCCTGTTGTCAGAAAACAGCATTTGTTGCTTTGTACACTACTTCTATGCAATGCTGCTGCAATGGAG GCACTTCCCATTTTCCTTGATAGTTTGGTTACTGCTTGGGGTGCTATCCTGATATCGGTGACCTTGATTCTTCTATTTGGTGAG ATAATACCACAATCTGTTTGTTCTAGATATGGTTTGGCAATTGGTGCGAGAGTGGCTCCATTTGTTCAAGTTCTTGTTTGGGTCTGTTTTCCTATTGCCTATCCAATAAGTAAG CTGCTAGACTTGCTGCTGGGCCATGGACATGTAGCACTTTTTCGAAGAGCTGAGTTGAAAACCCTAGTAAATTTGCATGGCAACGAG GCTGGAAAAGGTGGAGAATTGACACATAATGAAACGACAATTATAGCTGGAGCACTTGAGCTCGGTGCCAAAACAGCTAAAGATGCCATGACTCCTATATCTGAAGCGTTTGCAGTTGATATTAATGCCAAACTTGACAG GGACTTGATGAATTTAGTTTTGGAGAAAGGGCATAGCAGAGTGCCAGTTTACTACGAGCAGACTACAAACATTATCGGACTCATTTTG gtaaataatttattgacaaTTCACCCTGAAGATGAAGTACCTGTGAAAAGTGTTACTATACGAAGGATTCCAAG GGTTGAAGAAGAATTGCCATTATATgatatattaaatgaatttcaGAAAGGTCATAGCCACATGGCCGTCGTTGTAAGACAGTGCAACAGGACAGATGAATCTCCTAGTAACCGTGATGGGA GGCCGCTGCAAGAAGTTAGAGTCGACATGGATGCCGACAAAcatccaaaagaaaaagttttaaGACGTAAACGTTCACTCAAGTGGAAGAGCTTTCCGGCTACAGGAAGATCTTTTAAAGGTGGTTCTCGGAGCAAAAAATGGACAAAAGGTACTGATTCAGACATCCTACATCTAAATGACAATCCACTCCCAACGCTCCCAGAAGAAGCTATCGGCATAATAACAATGCAAGATGTGATTGAAGAGCTTTTACAG GAGGAGATCTTTGACGAGACGGATCATCATTACGAGGACTcataa
- the LOC105763012 gene encoding proline iminopeptidase, translating to MRLGFKFASKSNTFFTHSSLPPAFPPSLPYFPSLSKNFTFSGKKKLSLWVQRVGYKTETQLSDKMESGNPTEQLIRNLYPPIEPYSTGFLKVSDVHTIYWEQSGNPDGHPVVFLHGGPGGGTSPSNRRFFDPEFYRIILFDQRGAGKSTPHACLENNTTWDLTDDIEKLREHLKIPEWQVFGGSWGSTLALAYSESHPDKVTGLVLRGIFLLRKKEIDWFYEGGAAAIYPDAWEPFRDLIPEKERESFITAYHRRLNSEDLEIQYAAARAWTKWEMMTAHLLPNDENIKRGDDDYFSLAFARIENHYFVNKGFFPSDSFLLDNVDKIRHINTTIVQGRYDVCCPMMSAWDLHKAFPEADFKVVPNAGHSANEPGIAAELVAANEKLKSLAKNNKP from the exons ATGagattagggtttaaatttgcCTCAAAATCAAACACTTTCTTCACTCATTCCTCGCTACCACCCGCATTTCCTCCTTCCCTTCCCTACTTCCCTTCACTTTCCAAAAATTTCACTTTCTCAG GGAAAAAGAAGTTATCTTTGTGGGTGCAAAGGGTCGGATATAAGACTGAGACTCAGTTAAGTGATAAAATGGAGTCAGGGAACCCAACTGAACAACTTATCAGGAATCTTTATCCACCTATTGAGCCTTATAGCACAGGTTTTCTCAAGGTTTCTGATGTTCACACAATCTACTGGGAGCAGTCAGGAAACCCAGATGGCCAT CCAGTCGTGTTTCTTCATGGGGGACCTGGAGGAGGAACATCACCAAGTAACCGAAGGTTCTTTGATCCTGAATTTTATAGGATCATTTTATTTGATCAG CGTGGTGCTGGAAAGAGTACTCCCCATGCTTGCTTGGAAAATAACACCACTTGGGATCTTACTGATGACATTGAAAAGCTAAGAGAACACTTGAAAATTCCAGAATGGCAG GTCTTTGGTGGCTCTTGGGGAAGTACACTTGCTCTTGCTTACAGTGAATCACATCCTGACAAG GTTACTGGCTTGGTCCTAAGAGGGATATTCCTTTTACGGAAGAAAGAGATCGATTGGTTTTATGAAGGTGGTGCTGCTGCTATTTATCCTGATG CTTGGGAACCGTTTAGAGATCTTATTCCAGAAAAGGAGAGGGAGAGTTTTATTACTGCTTACCACAGGAGACTGAATTCTGAGGATTTGGAAATACAA TATGCAGCTGCTAGGGCATGGACCAAATGGGAAATGATGACTGCCCATCTTCTACCAAATGATGAAAACATCAAGAGAGGGGATGATGATTATTTTTCACTG GCTTTTGCAAGGATTGAGAACCACTACTTTGTGAATAAAGGATTCTTTCCTTCCGATTCGTTCTTGTTAGACAATGTTGACAAAATAAGGCATATTAACACTACAATTGTACAG GGAAGATATGATGTTTGCTGTCCCATGATGTCTGCTTGGGATCTCCACAAAGCATTTCCAGAGGCGGATTTTAAG GTTGTTCCAAATGCGGGGCATTCAGCCAACGAACCAGGAATAGCTGCTGAACTTGTGGCTGCAAACGAGAAGCTGAAAAGCCTTGCCAAGAACAACAAACCTTGA
- the LOC105763010 gene encoding DUF21 domain-containing protein At2g14520 isoform X1, producing MAVEYKCCGTDFFIHILVIVLLVVFAGLMSGLTLGLMSMSLVDLEVLAMSGTPNDRRHAAKILPVVRKQHLLLCTLLLCNAAAMEALPIFLDSLVTAWGAILISVTLILLFGEIIPQSVCSRYGLAIGARVAPFVQVLVWVCFPIAYPISKLLDLLLGHGHVALFRRAELKTLVNLHGNEAGKGGELTHNETTIIAGALELGAKTAKDAMTPISEAFAVDINAKLDRDLMNLVLEKGHSRVPVYYEQTTNIIGLILVNNLLTIHPEDEVPVKSVTIRRIPRVEEELPLYDILNEFQKGHSHMAVVVRQCNRTDESPSNRDGRPLQEVRVDMDADKHPKEKVLRRKRSLKWKSFPATGRSFKGGSRSKKWTKGTDSDILHLNDNPLPTLPEEAIGIITMQDVIEELLQVPLTLFNKFLISIFSTLDSYM from the exons ATGGCGGTGGAGTACAAATGTTGCGGAACGGATTTCTTTATTCATATATTGGTAATAGTATTGTTGGTGGTGTTCGCGGGTTTGATGTCGGGTCTTACTTTGGGCCTTATGTCCATGAGTCTTGTTGACCTTGAGGTTCTTGCTATGTCTGGTACTCCCAACGATCGTAGACATGCTG CAAAGATATTGCCTGTTGTCAGAAAACAGCATTTGTTGCTTTGTACACTACTTCTATGCAATGCTGCTGCAATGGAG GCACTTCCCATTTTCCTTGATAGTTTGGTTACTGCTTGGGGTGCTATCCTGATATCGGTGACCTTGATTCTTCTATTTGGTGAG ATAATACCACAATCTGTTTGTTCTAGATATGGTTTGGCAATTGGTGCGAGAGTGGCTCCATTTGTTCAAGTTCTTGTTTGGGTCTGTTTTCCTATTGCCTATCCAATAAGTAAG CTGCTAGACTTGCTGCTGGGCCATGGACATGTAGCACTTTTTCGAAGAGCTGAGTTGAAAACCCTAGTAAATTTGCATGGCAACGAG GCTGGAAAAGGTGGAGAATTGACACATAATGAAACGACAATTATAGCTGGAGCACTTGAGCTCGGTGCCAAAACAGCTAAAGATGCCATGACTCCTATATCTGAAGCGTTTGCAGTTGATATTAATGCCAAACTTGACAG GGACTTGATGAATTTAGTTTTGGAGAAAGGGCATAGCAGAGTGCCAGTTTACTACGAGCAGACTACAAACATTATCGGACTCATTTTG gtaaataatttattgacaaTTCACCCTGAAGATGAAGTACCTGTGAAAAGTGTTACTATACGAAGGATTCCAAG GGTTGAAGAAGAATTGCCATTATATgatatattaaatgaatttcaGAAAGGTCATAGCCACATGGCCGTCGTTGTAAGACAGTGCAACAGGACAGATGAATCTCCTAGTAACCGTGATGGGA GGCCGCTGCAAGAAGTTAGAGTCGACATGGATGCCGACAAAcatccaaaagaaaaagttttaaGACGTAAACGTTCACTCAAGTGGAAGAGCTTTCCGGCTACAGGAAGATCTTTTAAAGGTGGTTCTCGGAGCAAAAAATGGACAAAAGGTACTGATTCAGACATCCTACATCTAAATGACAATCCACTCCCAACGCTCCCAGAAGAAGCTATCGGCATAATAACAATGCAAGATGTGATTGAAGAGCTTTTACAGGTACCTCTGACCCTATTTAACAAGTTTCTAATATCAATTTTCTCAACACTTGACTCTTATATGTGA
- the LOC105761932 gene encoding uncharacterized protein LOC105761932 produces MKFTPLPNVAILPQQSHPIRLKIQQQSVPQRFQKQKQCTQFKKFWDVLKQLHINIPFVEALEQMPNYVKFKKAILSKRRLGEFEVIAPTKECNSFLQDKLPPKMKDPKSFTIPYNIKYSYCGMALCDLGARTKLMLKSVFKQLGIGEVRPTTVTLQLADKSLAHPDGKIEDVLIWVDKFIFPVDFIVLDYETD; encoded by the coding sequence atgaaatttacaCCTCTTCCAAATGTTGCAATATTGCCGCAGCAAAGTCATCCTATCAGATTGAAAATTCAGCAGCAATCAGTTCCTCAAAGATTTCAGAAGCAGAAGCAATGTACTCAATTTAAGAAGTTTTGGGATGTATTGAaacaacttcatatcaacattccATTTGTGGAAGCCCTTGAGCAAATGCCCAACtatgtgaaatttaaaaaggcTATTCTTTCTAAGAGAAGGTTAGGGGAATTTGAAGTCATAGCTCCAACTAAAGAGTGCAACTCATTTTTGCAGGACAAGTTGCCACCTAAGATGAAAGATCCAAAGAGTTTCACCATTCCatacaatattaaatattcttattgtGGGATGGCCTTGTGCGATTTGGGTGCTAGAACAAAATTGATGCTAAAGTCAGTTTTCAAGCAATTGGGGATTGGTGAAGTCAGACCTACTACAGTTACTCTTCAATTGGCAGACAAATCTCTTGCTCATCCTGATGGGAAGATTGAAGATGTGTTGATCTGGGTTGATAAGTTCATATTTCCCGTTGATTTTATTGTGTTAGATTATGAAACAGATTGA